Proteins encoded in a region of the Patagioenas fasciata isolate bPatFas1 chromosome 21, bPatFas1.hap1, whole genome shotgun sequence genome:
- the LOC136110708 gene encoding olfactory receptor 14A16-like, producing MIVPYTWRQQISNSSSITQFLLLAFTDTRELHLLHFWLFLGIYLGALLGNGLIITTIAWDQHLHTPMYFFLLNLSLLDLGCISTTLPKSMGNYLWNTRAISYTGCAAQVFLVVFLASAEYWLLTIMSYDRYVAICKPLHYGTLLGSRVCVHMAAAAWGTGFLYALLHTANTFSLTLCKGNAVNQFFCEIPQILKLSCSNTYLREVWLLAISFSVAFGCFVFIFFSYVQIFRAVLRIPSEQGQHKAFSMCLPHLTVVSLFVSTVIFSHLKPLSFSSPSLDLLVSVLYSVVPPAVNPLIYSMRNKEIKDSVWQLINGCFVEQ from the coding sequence ATGATAGTGCCCTATACTTGGAGGCAGCaaatatccaacagcagctccatcacccagttcctcctcctggcgttcacagacacgcgggagctgcacctcttgcacttctggctcttcctgggcatctacctgggtgccctcctgggcaacggcctcatcatcaccaccatagcctgggaccagcacctccacacccccatgtacttcttcctcctcaacctctccctccttgacctcggctgcatctccaccactctccctaAATCCATGGGTAACTATCTCTggaacaccagggccatctcctacacaggatgtgctgcccaagtgTTTCTggttgtctttttagcttcagcagagtattggctcctcaccatcatgtcctatgaccgctacgttgccatctgcaaacccctgcactacgggaccctcctgggcagcagagtttgtgtccacatggcagcagctgcctggggcacTGGGTtcctctatgctctgctgcacacggccaatacattttcactgacactctgcaagggcaatgctgtgaaccagttcttctgtgaaatcccccagatcctcaagctctcctgctcaaacacctacctcagggaagtctggcttCTTGCGATTTCTTTCTCAGTCGCATTcggctgttttgttttcattttcttctcgtatgtgcagatcttcagagctgtgctgaggatcccctctgagcagggacagcacaaagccttttccatgtgtctccctcacctgaccgtggtctccctgtttgtcagcactgtcaTATTTTCCCACCTGAagcccctctccttctcctccccatccctggatctgctggtgtcagttctgtactcagtggtgcctccagcagtgaaccccctcatctacagtatgAGGAACAAGGAGATCAAGGACTCAGTGTGGCAATTAATTAATGGCTGTTTtgtggagcaataa